In one window of Oncorhynchus kisutch isolate 150728-3 unplaced genomic scaffold, Okis_V2 scaffold2380, whole genome shotgun sequence DNA:
- the LOC109880717 gene encoding small G protein signaling modulator 3 isoform X4 — MSGGYTPAPGGPFSALTSSMWPQDILAKYYQKDPTEAELQYDEFGFRLDSDDGVEPEPRPEPQREDPQQRLRWQAHLEFTHNHTVGDLTWDLISPVLPRSERLRSLVLGGIPHSMRPQLWMRLSGALQKKRTTEISYKEIVKNSTNDETTAAKQIEKDLLRTMPSNACFCSLQSVGVPRLRRVLRGLAWLYPDIGYCQGTGMVVSCLLLFLEEEDVLWMMCALIEDLLPPSYFSSTLLGVQTDQRVLRQLIVQYLPSLDRLLQEHDIELSLITLHWFLTSFASVVDIRILLRIWDLLFYQGSVVLFQVTLGMLKIKEEELVSSENSASIFNTLSDLPSQLGDGAAVLGEAMRLAGALSQDTLEAQRNKHLAYILNEQAQLNTNNSHTLNNNLNKVVRRQSLRRKSTLSSLLWGEDEAEALKSKNIKQTELVAALREAITRTAEHFHCLDPRHTSTDLTPDYSMESHQRDHENFLVVSRNRRRRAKALLDFERHDDDELGFRKNDIITIFSQKDEHCWVGELNGLRGWFPAKFVEILDERSKEYSLAGDDSVTEAVTDLVRGTLCPALKAIFQHGLKKPSILGGPCHPWLFIEEAASREVERDFNSVYSRLVLCKTYRLDEDGKVLTPEELLYRAVQSVNMSHDSAHAQMDVKFRSLLCVGLNEQVLHLWLEVLCSSMPAVEKWYQPWSFLRSPGWVQIKCELRVLSKFAFSLSQDCELPAKKEEKDQRPLKEGVQDMLVKHHLFSWDIDG; from the exons ATGTCAG GTGGTTACACTCCAGCCCCTGGGGGCCCCTTCTCAGCCCTGACCTCCAGTATGTGGCCCCAGGACATCCTGGCCAAGTACTATCAG AAGGACCCAACAGAGGCAGAACTGCAGTATGATGAGTTTGGCTTCAGGCTGGACAGTGATG atggagtagagccagAGCCGAGGCCAGAGCCCCAGAGAGAGGACCCCCAGCAGAGGCTGCGCTGGCAGGCCCACCTGGAGTTCACCCACAACCACAccgtaggagacctgacctgggACCTCATCTCCCCCGTCCTGCCCCGCTCTGAACGCCTCCGCTCCCTGGTGCTGGGGGGCATACCACACAGCATGAGACCACAG TTGTGGATGCGTCTGTCTGGAGCTCTGCAGAAGAAAAGGACTACAGAGATCTCCTACAAAGAGATCGTTAAGAACAGCACCAACGACGAGACCACTGCTGCCAAACAG aTAGAGAAGGACCTGTTGCGGACCATGCCCTCCAACGCGTGTTTCTGCAGCCTGCAGAGTGTGGGTGTTCCCAGGCTGAGGCGGGTACTGCGGGGCCTGGCATGGCTCTACCCAGACATCGGCTACTGCCAGGGCACAGGCATG GTGGTGTCATGTCTGTTGCTGTTCCTGGAGGAGGAGGACGTGCTGTGGATGATGTGTGCCCTGATCGAGGACCTGCTGCCACCCTCCTACTTCTCCTCCACCCTGCTGGGGGTCCAGACAGACCAGAGGGTCCTCAGACAGCTCATAGTCCAGTATCTACCAAGCCTGGACAGGCTTCTGCAGGAGCATGACATcg agtTGTCTCTGATCACGCTGCACTGGTTCCTGACATCGTTTGCCAGTGTGGTGGACATCCGCATCCTGCTGAGGATCTGGGACCTGCTGTTCTACCAGGGCTCTGTGGTCCTCTTCCAGGTCACACTGGGCATGCTCAAGATCAAG gAGGAGGAGCTGGTGTCCTCTGAGAACTCTGCGTCCATCTTCAACACGCTGTCCGATCTGCCCAGCCAGCTGGGTGACGGGGCTGCTGTACTGGGGGAGGCCATGAGGCTGGCGGGGGCGCTGTCCCAGGACACACTGGAGGCCCAGAGGAACAAACACCTGGCTTACATCCTCAATGAGCAGGCCCAGCTGAACACCAACAACTCCCACACACTCAACAACAACCTCAATAAA GTTGTGAGGAGACAGTCGCTACGTAGGAAGTCCACTCTGAGCTCTCTGTTGTGGGGTGAGGACGAGGCGGAGGCTCTCAAGTCTAAGAACATCAAGCAGACAGAGCTGGTAGCAGCGCTCCGAGAGGCCATCACCCGCACCGCTGAACACTTCCACTGTCTGGACCCCCGACACACCAGCACT gaCCTGACTCCAGACTATTCCATGGAGAGCCACCAGAGAGACCACGAGAACTTCCTGGTTGTGTCTCGTAACCGACGGAGACGGGCCAAAGCCCTGTTGGACTTTGAGCGCCATGACGACGACGAACTGGGCTTCAGGAAGAACGACATCATCACA ATTTTTTCCCAGAAAGATGAGCACTGTTGGGTGGGAGAGCTCAACGGGCTGAGAG GTTGGTTTCCAGCCAAGTTCGTAGAAATCCTCGATGAGCGGAGCAAAGAG TACTCTCTGGCGGGTGATGACTCGGTGACTGAGGCGGTGACAGACCTGGTCAGAGGGACGTTGTGTCCTGCCCTGAAGGCCATCTTCCAACACGGTTTGAAGAAACCCTCCATACTGGGAGGACCCTGCCACCCCTGGCTCTTCATAGAGGAG GCAGccagtagagaggtggagagggactTTAACTCGGTCTACTCCAGACTGGTGCTGTGTAAGACGTACAG atTAGATGAGGATGGCAAGGTTCTCACACCAGAGGAGCTGCTCTATAGA GCGGTGCAGTCTGTAAATATGAGCCACGACTCTGCACACGCTCAGATGGACGTCAAGTTTCGCTCGCTCCTCTGCGTGGGCCTCAA TGAACAGGTGTTACACCTGTGGTTGGAGGTGTTGTGTTCCAGTATGCCTGCAGTGGAGAAGTGGTACCAGCCCTGGTCCTTCCTACGCAGCCCAGGATGGGTCCAGATCAAGTGTGAGCTCAG GGTTCTCTCAAAGTTTGCCTTCAGTCTCTCTCAGGACTGTGAGCTGCCTGCCAAGAAagag GAGAAAGATCAGAGGCCACTGAAGGAAGGAGTCCAAGACATGTTGGTGAAGCATCATCTCTTCAGCTGGGACATCGATGGCTAG
- the LOC109880717 gene encoding small G protein signaling modulator 3 isoform X3, whose protein sequence is MSGGYTPAPGGPFSALTSSMWPQDILAKYYQKDPTEAELQYDEFGFRLDSDDGVEPEPRPEPQREDPQQRLRWQAHLEFTHNHTVGDLTWDLISPVLPRSERLRSLVLGGIPHSMRPQLWMRLSGALQKKRTTEISYKEIVKNSTNDETTAAKQVLDAEIEKDLLRTMPSNACFCSLQSVGVPRLRRVLRGLAWLYPDIGYCQGTGMVVSCLLLFLEEEDVLWMMCALIEDLLPPSYFSSTLLGVQTDQRVLRQLIVQYLPSLDRLLQEHDIELSLITLHWFLTSFASVVDIRILLRIWDLLFYQGSVVLFQVTLGMLKIKEEELVSSENSASIFNTLSDLPSQLGDGAAVLGEAMRLAGALSQDTLEAQRNKHLAYILNEQAQLNTNNSHTLNNNLNKVVRRQSLRRKSTLSSLLWGEDEAEALKSKNIKQTELVAALREAITRTAEHFHCLDPRHTSTDLTPDYSMESHQRDHENFLVVSRNRRRRAKALLDFERHDDDELGFRKNDIITIFSQKDEHCWVGELNGLRGWFPAKFVEILDERSKEYSLAGDDSVTEAVTDLVRGTLCPALKAIFQHGLKKPSILGGPCHPWLFIEEAASREVERDFNSVYSRLVLCKTYRLDEDGKVLTPEELLYRAVQSVNMSHDSAHAQMDVKFRSLLCVGLNEQVLHLWLEVLCSSMPAVEKWYQPWSFLRSPGWVQIKCELRVLSKFAFSLSQDCELPAKKEEKDQRPLKEGVQDMLVKHHLFSWDIDG, encoded by the exons ATGTCAG GTGGTTACACTCCAGCCCCTGGGGGCCCCTTCTCAGCCCTGACCTCCAGTATGTGGCCCCAGGACATCCTGGCCAAGTACTATCAG AAGGACCCAACAGAGGCAGAACTGCAGTATGATGAGTTTGGCTTCAGGCTGGACAGTGATG atggagtagagccagAGCCGAGGCCAGAGCCCCAGAGAGAGGACCCCCAGCAGAGGCTGCGCTGGCAGGCCCACCTGGAGTTCACCCACAACCACAccgtaggagacctgacctgggACCTCATCTCCCCCGTCCTGCCCCGCTCTGAACGCCTCCGCTCCCTGGTGCTGGGGGGCATACCACACAGCATGAGACCACAG TTGTGGATGCGTCTGTCTGGAGCTCTGCAGAAGAAAAGGACTACAGAGATCTCCTACAAAGAGATCGTTAAGAACAGCACCAACGACGAGACCACTGCTGCCAAACAGGTACTGGATGCTGAG aTAGAGAAGGACCTGTTGCGGACCATGCCCTCCAACGCGTGTTTCTGCAGCCTGCAGAGTGTGGGTGTTCCCAGGCTGAGGCGGGTACTGCGGGGCCTGGCATGGCTCTACCCAGACATCGGCTACTGCCAGGGCACAGGCATG GTGGTGTCATGTCTGTTGCTGTTCCTGGAGGAGGAGGACGTGCTGTGGATGATGTGTGCCCTGATCGAGGACCTGCTGCCACCCTCCTACTTCTCCTCCACCCTGCTGGGGGTCCAGACAGACCAGAGGGTCCTCAGACAGCTCATAGTCCAGTATCTACCAAGCCTGGACAGGCTTCTGCAGGAGCATGACATcg agtTGTCTCTGATCACGCTGCACTGGTTCCTGACATCGTTTGCCAGTGTGGTGGACATCCGCATCCTGCTGAGGATCTGGGACCTGCTGTTCTACCAGGGCTCTGTGGTCCTCTTCCAGGTCACACTGGGCATGCTCAAGATCAAG gAGGAGGAGCTGGTGTCCTCTGAGAACTCTGCGTCCATCTTCAACACGCTGTCCGATCTGCCCAGCCAGCTGGGTGACGGGGCTGCTGTACTGGGGGAGGCCATGAGGCTGGCGGGGGCGCTGTCCCAGGACACACTGGAGGCCCAGAGGAACAAACACCTGGCTTACATCCTCAATGAGCAGGCCCAGCTGAACACCAACAACTCCCACACACTCAACAACAACCTCAATAAA GTTGTGAGGAGACAGTCGCTACGTAGGAAGTCCACTCTGAGCTCTCTGTTGTGGGGTGAGGACGAGGCGGAGGCTCTCAAGTCTAAGAACATCAAGCAGACAGAGCTGGTAGCAGCGCTCCGAGAGGCCATCACCCGCACCGCTGAACACTTCCACTGTCTGGACCCCCGACACACCAGCACT gaCCTGACTCCAGACTATTCCATGGAGAGCCACCAGAGAGACCACGAGAACTTCCTGGTTGTGTCTCGTAACCGACGGAGACGGGCCAAAGCCCTGTTGGACTTTGAGCGCCATGACGACGACGAACTGGGCTTCAGGAAGAACGACATCATCACA ATTTTTTCCCAGAAAGATGAGCACTGTTGGGTGGGAGAGCTCAACGGGCTGAGAG GTTGGTTTCCAGCCAAGTTCGTAGAAATCCTCGATGAGCGGAGCAAAGAG TACTCTCTGGCGGGTGATGACTCGGTGACTGAGGCGGTGACAGACCTGGTCAGAGGGACGTTGTGTCCTGCCCTGAAGGCCATCTTCCAACACGGTTTGAAGAAACCCTCCATACTGGGAGGACCCTGCCACCCCTGGCTCTTCATAGAGGAG GCAGccagtagagaggtggagagggactTTAACTCGGTCTACTCCAGACTGGTGCTGTGTAAGACGTACAG atTAGATGAGGATGGCAAGGTTCTCACACCAGAGGAGCTGCTCTATAGA GCGGTGCAGTCTGTAAATATGAGCCACGACTCTGCACACGCTCAGATGGACGTCAAGTTTCGCTCGCTCCTCTGCGTGGGCCTCAA TGAACAGGTGTTACACCTGTGGTTGGAGGTGTTGTGTTCCAGTATGCCTGCAGTGGAGAAGTGGTACCAGCCCTGGTCCTTCCTACGCAGCCCAGGATGGGTCCAGATCAAGTGTGAGCTCAG GGTTCTCTCAAAGTTTGCCTTCAGTCTCTCTCAGGACTGTGAGCTGCCTGCCAAGAAagag GAGAAAGATCAGAGGCCACTGAAGGAAGGAGTCCAAGACATGTTGGTGAAGCATCATCTCTTCAGCTGGGACATCGATGGCTAG
- the LOC109880717 gene encoding small G protein signaling modulator 3 isoform X1, whose amino-acid sequence MSGGYTPAPGGPFSALTSSMWPQDILAKYYQKDPTEAELQYDEFGFRLDSDDGVEPEPRPEPQREDPQQRLRWQAHLEFTHNHTVGDLTWDLISPVLPRSERLRSLVLGGIPHSMRPQLWMRLSGALQKKRTTEISYKEIVKNSTNDETTAAKQVLDAEIEKDLLRTMPSNACFCSLQSVGVPRLRRVLRGLAWLYPDIGYCQGTGMVVSCLLLFLEEEDVLWMMCALIEDLLPPSYFSSTLLGVQTDQRVLRQLIVQYLPSLDRLLQEHDIELSLITLHWFLTSFASVVDIRILLRIWDLLFYQGSVVLFQVTLGMLKIKEVDLLLSPLQEEELVSSENSASIFNTLSDLPSQLGDGAAVLGEAMRLAGALSQDTLEAQRNKHLAYILNEQAQLNTNNSHTLNNNLNKVVRRQSLRRKSTLSSLLWGEDEAEALKSKNIKQTELVAALREAITRTAEHFHCLDPRHTSTDLTPDYSMESHQRDHENFLVVSRNRRRRAKALLDFERHDDDELGFRKNDIITIFSQKDEHCWVGELNGLRGWFPAKFVEILDERSKEYSLAGDDSVTEAVTDLVRGTLCPALKAIFQHGLKKPSILGGPCHPWLFIEEAASREVERDFNSVYSRLVLCKTYRLDEDGKVLTPEELLYRAVQSVNMSHDSAHAQMDVKFRSLLCVGLNEQVLHLWLEVLCSSMPAVEKWYQPWSFLRSPGWVQIKCELRVLSKFAFSLSQDCELPAKKEEKDQRPLKEGVQDMLVKHHLFSWDIDG is encoded by the exons ATGTCAG GTGGTTACACTCCAGCCCCTGGGGGCCCCTTCTCAGCCCTGACCTCCAGTATGTGGCCCCAGGACATCCTGGCCAAGTACTATCAG AAGGACCCAACAGAGGCAGAACTGCAGTATGATGAGTTTGGCTTCAGGCTGGACAGTGATG atggagtagagccagAGCCGAGGCCAGAGCCCCAGAGAGAGGACCCCCAGCAGAGGCTGCGCTGGCAGGCCCACCTGGAGTTCACCCACAACCACAccgtaggagacctgacctgggACCTCATCTCCCCCGTCCTGCCCCGCTCTGAACGCCTCCGCTCCCTGGTGCTGGGGGGCATACCACACAGCATGAGACCACAG TTGTGGATGCGTCTGTCTGGAGCTCTGCAGAAGAAAAGGACTACAGAGATCTCCTACAAAGAGATCGTTAAGAACAGCACCAACGACGAGACCACTGCTGCCAAACAGGTACTGGATGCTGAG aTAGAGAAGGACCTGTTGCGGACCATGCCCTCCAACGCGTGTTTCTGCAGCCTGCAGAGTGTGGGTGTTCCCAGGCTGAGGCGGGTACTGCGGGGCCTGGCATGGCTCTACCCAGACATCGGCTACTGCCAGGGCACAGGCATG GTGGTGTCATGTCTGTTGCTGTTCCTGGAGGAGGAGGACGTGCTGTGGATGATGTGTGCCCTGATCGAGGACCTGCTGCCACCCTCCTACTTCTCCTCCACCCTGCTGGGGGTCCAGACAGACCAGAGGGTCCTCAGACAGCTCATAGTCCAGTATCTACCAAGCCTGGACAGGCTTCTGCAGGAGCATGACATcg agtTGTCTCTGATCACGCTGCACTGGTTCCTGACATCGTTTGCCAGTGTGGTGGACATCCGCATCCTGCTGAGGATCTGGGACCTGCTGTTCTACCAGGGCTCTGTGGTCCTCTTCCAGGTCACACTGGGCATGCTCAAGATCAAG GAGGTtgaccttctcctctctcccctacaggAGGAGGAGCTGGTGTCCTCTGAGAACTCTGCGTCCATCTTCAACACGCTGTCCGATCTGCCCAGCCAGCTGGGTGACGGGGCTGCTGTACTGGGGGAGGCCATGAGGCTGGCGGGGGCGCTGTCCCAGGACACACTGGAGGCCCAGAGGAACAAACACCTGGCTTACATCCTCAATGAGCAGGCCCAGCTGAACACCAACAACTCCCACACACTCAACAACAACCTCAATAAA GTTGTGAGGAGACAGTCGCTACGTAGGAAGTCCACTCTGAGCTCTCTGTTGTGGGGTGAGGACGAGGCGGAGGCTCTCAAGTCTAAGAACATCAAGCAGACAGAGCTGGTAGCAGCGCTCCGAGAGGCCATCACCCGCACCGCTGAACACTTCCACTGTCTGGACCCCCGACACACCAGCACT gaCCTGACTCCAGACTATTCCATGGAGAGCCACCAGAGAGACCACGAGAACTTCCTGGTTGTGTCTCGTAACCGACGGAGACGGGCCAAAGCCCTGTTGGACTTTGAGCGCCATGACGACGACGAACTGGGCTTCAGGAAGAACGACATCATCACA ATTTTTTCCCAGAAAGATGAGCACTGTTGGGTGGGAGAGCTCAACGGGCTGAGAG GTTGGTTTCCAGCCAAGTTCGTAGAAATCCTCGATGAGCGGAGCAAAGAG TACTCTCTGGCGGGTGATGACTCGGTGACTGAGGCGGTGACAGACCTGGTCAGAGGGACGTTGTGTCCTGCCCTGAAGGCCATCTTCCAACACGGTTTGAAGAAACCCTCCATACTGGGAGGACCCTGCCACCCCTGGCTCTTCATAGAGGAG GCAGccagtagagaggtggagagggactTTAACTCGGTCTACTCCAGACTGGTGCTGTGTAAGACGTACAG atTAGATGAGGATGGCAAGGTTCTCACACCAGAGGAGCTGCTCTATAGA GCGGTGCAGTCTGTAAATATGAGCCACGACTCTGCACACGCTCAGATGGACGTCAAGTTTCGCTCGCTCCTCTGCGTGGGCCTCAA TGAACAGGTGTTACACCTGTGGTTGGAGGTGTTGTGTTCCAGTATGCCTGCAGTGGAGAAGTGGTACCAGCCCTGGTCCTTCCTACGCAGCCCAGGATGGGTCCAGATCAAGTGTGAGCTCAG GGTTCTCTCAAAGTTTGCCTTCAGTCTCTCTCAGGACTGTGAGCTGCCTGCCAAGAAagag GAGAAAGATCAGAGGCCACTGAAGGAAGGAGTCCAAGACATGTTGGTGAAGCATCATCTCTTCAGCTGGGACATCGATGGCTAG
- the LOC109880717 gene encoding small G protein signaling modulator 3 isoform X2 translates to MSGGYTPAPGGPFSALTSSMWPQDILAKYYQKDPTEAELQYDEFGFRLDSDDGVEPEPRPEPQREDPQQRLRWQAHLEFTHNHTVGDLTWDLISPVLPRSERLRSLVLGGIPHSMRPQLWMRLSGALQKKRTTEISYKEIVKNSTNDETTAAKQIEKDLLRTMPSNACFCSLQSVGVPRLRRVLRGLAWLYPDIGYCQGTGMVVSCLLLFLEEEDVLWMMCALIEDLLPPSYFSSTLLGVQTDQRVLRQLIVQYLPSLDRLLQEHDIELSLITLHWFLTSFASVVDIRILLRIWDLLFYQGSVVLFQVTLGMLKIKEVDLLLSPLQEEELVSSENSASIFNTLSDLPSQLGDGAAVLGEAMRLAGALSQDTLEAQRNKHLAYILNEQAQLNTNNSHTLNNNLNKVVRRQSLRRKSTLSSLLWGEDEAEALKSKNIKQTELVAALREAITRTAEHFHCLDPRHTSTDLTPDYSMESHQRDHENFLVVSRNRRRRAKALLDFERHDDDELGFRKNDIITIFSQKDEHCWVGELNGLRGWFPAKFVEILDERSKEYSLAGDDSVTEAVTDLVRGTLCPALKAIFQHGLKKPSILGGPCHPWLFIEEAASREVERDFNSVYSRLVLCKTYRLDEDGKVLTPEELLYRAVQSVNMSHDSAHAQMDVKFRSLLCVGLNEQVLHLWLEVLCSSMPAVEKWYQPWSFLRSPGWVQIKCELRVLSKFAFSLSQDCELPAKKEEKDQRPLKEGVQDMLVKHHLFSWDIDG, encoded by the exons ATGTCAG GTGGTTACACTCCAGCCCCTGGGGGCCCCTTCTCAGCCCTGACCTCCAGTATGTGGCCCCAGGACATCCTGGCCAAGTACTATCAG AAGGACCCAACAGAGGCAGAACTGCAGTATGATGAGTTTGGCTTCAGGCTGGACAGTGATG atggagtagagccagAGCCGAGGCCAGAGCCCCAGAGAGAGGACCCCCAGCAGAGGCTGCGCTGGCAGGCCCACCTGGAGTTCACCCACAACCACAccgtaggagacctgacctgggACCTCATCTCCCCCGTCCTGCCCCGCTCTGAACGCCTCCGCTCCCTGGTGCTGGGGGGCATACCACACAGCATGAGACCACAG TTGTGGATGCGTCTGTCTGGAGCTCTGCAGAAGAAAAGGACTACAGAGATCTCCTACAAAGAGATCGTTAAGAACAGCACCAACGACGAGACCACTGCTGCCAAACAG aTAGAGAAGGACCTGTTGCGGACCATGCCCTCCAACGCGTGTTTCTGCAGCCTGCAGAGTGTGGGTGTTCCCAGGCTGAGGCGGGTACTGCGGGGCCTGGCATGGCTCTACCCAGACATCGGCTACTGCCAGGGCACAGGCATG GTGGTGTCATGTCTGTTGCTGTTCCTGGAGGAGGAGGACGTGCTGTGGATGATGTGTGCCCTGATCGAGGACCTGCTGCCACCCTCCTACTTCTCCTCCACCCTGCTGGGGGTCCAGACAGACCAGAGGGTCCTCAGACAGCTCATAGTCCAGTATCTACCAAGCCTGGACAGGCTTCTGCAGGAGCATGACATcg agtTGTCTCTGATCACGCTGCACTGGTTCCTGACATCGTTTGCCAGTGTGGTGGACATCCGCATCCTGCTGAGGATCTGGGACCTGCTGTTCTACCAGGGCTCTGTGGTCCTCTTCCAGGTCACACTGGGCATGCTCAAGATCAAG GAGGTtgaccttctcctctctcccctacaggAGGAGGAGCTGGTGTCCTCTGAGAACTCTGCGTCCATCTTCAACACGCTGTCCGATCTGCCCAGCCAGCTGGGTGACGGGGCTGCTGTACTGGGGGAGGCCATGAGGCTGGCGGGGGCGCTGTCCCAGGACACACTGGAGGCCCAGAGGAACAAACACCTGGCTTACATCCTCAATGAGCAGGCCCAGCTGAACACCAACAACTCCCACACACTCAACAACAACCTCAATAAA GTTGTGAGGAGACAGTCGCTACGTAGGAAGTCCACTCTGAGCTCTCTGTTGTGGGGTGAGGACGAGGCGGAGGCTCTCAAGTCTAAGAACATCAAGCAGACAGAGCTGGTAGCAGCGCTCCGAGAGGCCATCACCCGCACCGCTGAACACTTCCACTGTCTGGACCCCCGACACACCAGCACT gaCCTGACTCCAGACTATTCCATGGAGAGCCACCAGAGAGACCACGAGAACTTCCTGGTTGTGTCTCGTAACCGACGGAGACGGGCCAAAGCCCTGTTGGACTTTGAGCGCCATGACGACGACGAACTGGGCTTCAGGAAGAACGACATCATCACA ATTTTTTCCCAGAAAGATGAGCACTGTTGGGTGGGAGAGCTCAACGGGCTGAGAG GTTGGTTTCCAGCCAAGTTCGTAGAAATCCTCGATGAGCGGAGCAAAGAG TACTCTCTGGCGGGTGATGACTCGGTGACTGAGGCGGTGACAGACCTGGTCAGAGGGACGTTGTGTCCTGCCCTGAAGGCCATCTTCCAACACGGTTTGAAGAAACCCTCCATACTGGGAGGACCCTGCCACCCCTGGCTCTTCATAGAGGAG GCAGccagtagagaggtggagagggactTTAACTCGGTCTACTCCAGACTGGTGCTGTGTAAGACGTACAG atTAGATGAGGATGGCAAGGTTCTCACACCAGAGGAGCTGCTCTATAGA GCGGTGCAGTCTGTAAATATGAGCCACGACTCTGCACACGCTCAGATGGACGTCAAGTTTCGCTCGCTCCTCTGCGTGGGCCTCAA TGAACAGGTGTTACACCTGTGGTTGGAGGTGTTGTGTTCCAGTATGCCTGCAGTGGAGAAGTGGTACCAGCCCTGGTCCTTCCTACGCAGCCCAGGATGGGTCCAGATCAAGTGTGAGCTCAG GGTTCTCTCAAAGTTTGCCTTCAGTCTCTCTCAGGACTGTGAGCTGCCTGCCAAGAAagag GAGAAAGATCAGAGGCCACTGAAGGAAGGAGTCCAAGACATGTTGGTGAAGCATCATCTCTTCAGCTGGGACATCGATGGCTAG